From Tubulanus polymorphus chromosome 9, tnTubPoly1.2, whole genome shotgun sequence, a single genomic window includes:
- the LOC141911044 gene encoding uncharacterized protein LOC141911044 isoform X1: MIAARLLVIAEVFLLASLSTEEFRCPNYDRAQRNISLWWAEMEKIQAENHAVCQTKCADPDSIDCELCIAGLIECNTNRRIPLIRNALKKCMKAYSEMKRLVSTCWHNTNSTLTARCNRWKCIYDDHHDRLNDMGYESTNIDDMDCEIYDKAVNKMLIWYLKCKDCSLDNDGKYDCSGVSE; the protein is encoded by the exons ATGATTGCCGCTCGCTTATTGGTTATTGCTGAGGTTTTCCTGCTCGCGTCGCTTTCCACTGAAGAAT tCCGATGTCCAAATTACGATAGAGCGCAAAGAAATATTAGCTTATGGTGGgctgaaatggaaaaaatccAAGCCGAAAATCATGCAGTTTGTCAAACTAAGTGTGCAGATCCGGATTCCATAGATTGCGAATTGTGCATTGCTGGCCTTATTGAGTGTAACACTAATCGTAGGATCCCGCTGATTCGCAACGCACTAAAAAAGTGTATGAAAGCGTATTCCGAAATGAAACGATTAGTATCAACTTGCTGGCATAATACAAACTCGACTTTAACTGCCAGGTGTAATAGATGGAAATGCATTTATGACGACCATCATGACCGTCTAAATGATATGG GATATGAATCGACGAATATCGACGATATGGATTGTGAAATCTACGACAAAGCAGTGAATAAAATGCTGATATGGTATTTGAAGTGTAAGGATTGCTCGCTAGATAATGATGGAAAATATGATTGTAGCGGAGTCAGTGAATAA
- the LOC141911044 gene encoding uncharacterized protein LOC141911044 isoform X2, giving the protein MGSQRISFIFCDPTRKKVKLVRCPNYDRAQRNISLWWAEMEKIQAENHAVCQTKCADPDSIDCELCIAGLIECNTNRRIPLIRNALKKCMKAYSEMKRLVSTCWHNTNSTLTARCNRWKCIYDDHHDRLNDMGYESTNIDDMDCEIYDKAVNKMLIWYLKCKDCSLDNDGKYDCSGVSE; this is encoded by the exons ATGGGGAGCCAGAGGATCAGTTTCATATTCTGCGATCCCACTCGCAAAAAGGTAAAATTAG tCCGATGTCCAAATTACGATAGAGCGCAAAGAAATATTAGCTTATGGTGGgctgaaatggaaaaaatccAAGCCGAAAATCATGCAGTTTGTCAAACTAAGTGTGCAGATCCGGATTCCATAGATTGCGAATTGTGCATTGCTGGCCTTATTGAGTGTAACACTAATCGTAGGATCCCGCTGATTCGCAACGCACTAAAAAAGTGTATGAAAGCGTATTCCGAAATGAAACGATTAGTATCAACTTGCTGGCATAATACAAACTCGACTTTAACTGCCAGGTGTAATAGATGGAAATGCATTTATGACGACCATCATGACCGTCTAAATGATATGG GATATGAATCGACGAATATCGACGATATGGATTGTGAAATCTACGACAAAGCAGTGAATAAAATGCTGATATGGTATTTGAAGTGTAAGGATTGCTCGCTAGATAATGATGGAAAATATGATTGTAGCGGAGTCAGTGAATAA
- the LOC141911220 gene encoding U-actitoxin-Bgr3b-like — translation MYKTLFIALALFMVIGAIAAEEVEIEERGLPCFCNGKHGTYWLIGGPSSGCCSRLMGRCCPH, via the exons ATGTACAAAACTCTGTTTATCGCCTTGGCCTTGTTTATGGTCATCGGAGCCATTGCCGCAGAAG AAGTAGAGATTGAAGAGAGAGGACTTCCATGTTTCTGCAACGGTAAACACGGAACCTACTGGTTGATCGGTGGACCTAGCAGCGGCTGTTGCTCACGATTGATGGGCAGATGTTGTCCACATTAA